A window of the Schlesneria paludicola DSM 18645 genome harbors these coding sequences:
- a CDS encoding arylsulfatase, which yields MNVRVNRSDNDMNGSKRTCFNVLAASICLLLFTWGGRLPRLHAAPPNIIVIITDDQGYGDFSCHGNPVLKTPHLDRLHDEGVRFLDFHVSPTCAPTRSAIMTGRHEFRNGVTHTILERERLTLTATTLPQVLKTVGYTTGIFGKWHLGDEPAYRPGQRGFDETFIHGGGGIGQTYPGSCGDAPGNTYFDPAIMHNGMFEKTQGYCTDVFFGQAMTWINTVKGRQPFFCYIATNAPHGPLQVRPEDEQRYRGKVADSNVAKFFGMISNIDDNVGRLLAKLTDWGIERETLVVFMNDNGGTVGVAIHNAGMRGQKGTPWLGGTRAASFWRWPGTLKPVDVRSPCAHLDVFPTIAEIAEIKLDGHLATQVEGRSLMPLLQQLNSDWPDRTLFTHVGRWPKGADPNEFKFRNCSVRTPRWHMVRAGDQTQDRWQLFDLISDPGEQTDVAATHPQQVAQLDQEYDQWWESVQSQLVNEKAVGPEINPFKAEYQKQFGIEPGK from the coding sequence ATGAATGTGCGCGTCAATCGGAGCGACAACGACATGAATGGATCGAAACGAACTTGCTTCAATGTGTTGGCCGCTTCAATCTGCCTGCTGCTTTTCACCTGGGGCGGGCGGCTGCCGCGTCTCCATGCTGCGCCGCCCAACATCATTGTCATCATTACCGATGATCAAGGTTACGGAGACTTTTCGTGTCATGGAAATCCGGTTCTCAAGACACCGCATCTCGATCGTCTTCATGACGAGGGCGTCCGATTTCTGGATTTTCATGTCAGCCCGACCTGCGCGCCGACTCGATCCGCAATCATGACCGGCCGGCACGAATTTCGAAATGGCGTTACGCACACCATCCTCGAACGCGAACGGCTCACGCTGACGGCGACGACACTGCCCCAGGTGTTGAAGACTGTCGGGTACACGACAGGCATCTTTGGAAAGTGGCATCTGGGGGACGAACCCGCCTACCGTCCCGGCCAGCGAGGATTTGATGAAACGTTTATTCACGGCGGCGGTGGAATTGGGCAGACCTATCCAGGTAGTTGCGGCGATGCACCGGGAAATACGTACTTCGATCCAGCCATCATGCACAATGGCATGTTTGAGAAAACACAAGGCTATTGCACAGATGTCTTCTTCGGGCAAGCAATGACCTGGATCAATACGGTCAAAGGGCGGCAGCCGTTCTTTTGTTACATCGCGACCAATGCCCCACACGGTCCCCTGCAGGTCCGGCCCGAAGATGAACAGCGATATCGGGGCAAGGTTGCCGATTCCAATGTGGCCAAGTTCTTCGGAATGATCTCCAACATCGATGACAACGTCGGACGTCTGCTGGCCAAACTGACGGATTGGGGGATCGAACGTGAGACCCTGGTTGTCTTCATGAACGACAACGGGGGAACCGTGGGAGTTGCGATTCACAACGCAGGCATGCGGGGCCAAAAAGGAACGCCCTGGCTTGGGGGGACCCGAGCCGCCTCATTCTGGCGCTGGCCCGGAACTCTGAAGCCGGTCGATGTCCGTTCGCCCTGTGCGCATCTCGACGTCTTTCCAACGATTGCGGAAATTGCCGAGATCAAACTCGACGGACACCTTGCGACTCAAGTGGAAGGACGCAGCCTGATGCCCTTGTTGCAACAACTGAATAGCGACTGGCCCGATCGAACCTTGTTCACGCATGTGGGACGCTGGCCAAAGGGGGCCGATCCGAACGAGTTCAAGTTTCGCAATTGCAGCGTGAGGACACCGCGCTGGCACATGGTGCGCGCGGGAGACCAAACCCAGGATCGCTGGCAGTTGTTCGATTTGATCAGCGATCCCGGCGAGCAGACCGATGTTGCGGCAACGCACCCGCAGCAGGTCGCTCAACTTGATCAGGAATATGATCAATGGTGGGAATCGGTACAATCACAACTCGTCAATGAAAAAGCTGTCGGTCCAGAGATCAACCCGTTTAAGGCCGAATACCAGAAGCAGTTCGGAATCGAGCCGGGGAAATGA
- a CDS encoding phosphoglycerate kinase: MAKKTIADVDVSHKAVLMRCDFNVPLDDQLHITDDRRITEALPSIQSVLKRGGRVILMSHLGRPEGKDPAEDAKYSLKPVAQRLQELLGCPVHFASDTVGDDAKAKSKTLKNNEVLLLENVRFNKGEKKGDPEYAAVLAAMGDVYCNDAFGTCHRTEGSMVAVPNAMAGKPKVCGFLVEKEIAFLSDAIADPVRPFVAIVGGAKVSDKINVIQNLLSICDKVLIGGAMAYTFSLAKGGSVGRSRVEKDKVELAKELIATGGDKLLLPLDTHCGDDFKSTCNKQIVPAGKIPDEGGWEGFDIGPATIAKYSEVIKSSKTVVWNGPMGVFEMPPFDAGTRAIADAIVASGATSIIGGGDSAAAIQEFGLADKVTHVSTGGGASLEMLEGKKFVAVELLDDK; encoded by the coding sequence ATGGCGAAAAAGACTATTGCGGACGTCGATGTTTCTCACAAAGCGGTGTTGATGCGGTGTGACTTCAATGTTCCCCTCGACGACCAACTTCATATCACCGACGATCGACGCATCACCGAAGCCCTTCCATCGATCCAATCGGTGCTGAAGCGTGGCGGTCGGGTGATTCTGATGAGCCACCTGGGACGGCCGGAAGGAAAAGATCCGGCAGAAGACGCAAAGTACAGCTTGAAACCCGTCGCTCAGCGATTGCAAGAACTACTCGGCTGCCCCGTTCACTTTGCCTCAGATACCGTCGGAGATGATGCCAAGGCGAAATCAAAAACGTTGAAAAACAACGAAGTCCTGCTGCTCGAAAACGTACGGTTCAACAAGGGCGAAAAAAAGGGCGATCCAGAATACGCCGCCGTCTTGGCCGCGATGGGCGATGTCTACTGCAACGACGCGTTCGGTACCTGCCATCGAACGGAAGGGTCCATGGTCGCTGTCCCCAACGCGATGGCCGGTAAGCCCAAAGTGTGCGGATTTCTTGTCGAGAAGGAAATTGCCTTCTTGTCGGACGCCATCGCCGACCCCGTTCGTCCGTTTGTGGCGATCGTTGGCGGCGCCAAAGTCTCGGACAAAATCAACGTCATTCAGAACCTGCTGTCGATCTGCGACAAGGTTCTCATCGGCGGCGCCATGGCTTACACGTTCTCGCTGGCGAAAGGGGGCTCTGTCGGTCGCAGCCGCGTAGAAAAGGACAAAGTCGAGCTGGCGAAAGAGTTGATCGCCACAGGTGGAGACAAGCTGTTGCTGCCGCTCGACACGCATTGTGGCGACGACTTCAAATCGACCTGCAACAAGCAGATCGTGCCCGCAGGAAAGATTCCCGATGAAGGCGGCTGGGAAGGATTCGATATCGGTCCCGCGACCATCGCTAAATACAGCGAAGTGATCAAGTCGTCGAAGACGGTCGTTTGGAACGGACCGATGGGCGTCTTCGAAATGCCGCCTTTCGACGCGGGCACACGCGCGATCGCCGACGCAATCGTCGCCAGCGGAGCGACCAGCATCATTGGCGGTGGCGACAGCGCGGCCGCGATTCAGGAATTCGGTTTGGCTGACAAGGTGACGCACGTGAGCACCGGCGGCGGCGCCAGCCTCGAAATGCTCGAAGGTAAGAAGTTCGTCGCCGTCGAGTTGCTCGACGACAAGTAA
- a CDS encoding CPBP family intramembrane glutamic endopeptidase, producing MNEHAFDESVGERSSLEIMTSRERPRGPRTAWIAWLVIISTIAFLILPRNSSRHEETDDASLVMQELQAKYLLGARSLGLIPIESLRDQVVAAFSSGTLRQQLIGPVLIGEVTGAKEGLKALDELRDRDATMIERASESDQQLIRLLEKLLVARSENEDLKVDWPEDERREIETVLPERLGWSGQLALLPPESPDVEGRTQLLGQARRTFVALLCVFGTGIAAVVIGSVLLLTWWGFVLAGRLSRGIGSLRGEQAIYAETFAVWLVMYVALSFAISNLHLENLGMTTILIPMIGGLGALAWPVMRGTRWRDVRTDLGLYWDTPAWTPPLVGVGSYLAALPLLGCAMVMTLVLMKVSNQFAPPGDSAATPIHPIVEPILRGNWTMRMQLMFVAVFAAVPEEIMFRGVLYRHLRDSGSRPGSSRRMIFAMLFSSFIFAAIHPQGLFGIPILMTIAMVLATVREWRGSLVPCMITHGMVNAVTTLVLFLMAD from the coding sequence ATGAACGAACACGCATTTGACGAATCGGTCGGCGAGCGATCGTCACTCGAAATTATGACATCACGCGAACGCCCAAGGGGCCCCCGTACTGCCTGGATCGCGTGGCTGGTGATCATTTCGACAATCGCCTTTCTCATCTTGCCTCGCAATTCATCGCGGCATGAGGAGACGGATGACGCGTCACTGGTGATGCAAGAGTTGCAGGCGAAATACCTGCTGGGCGCCCGGAGCCTGGGGCTCATTCCGATCGAGAGTCTTCGTGATCAGGTGGTCGCCGCCTTCAGTAGCGGCACGTTGCGGCAGCAGTTGATCGGACCGGTCTTGATCGGGGAAGTGACAGGAGCGAAAGAAGGTCTCAAGGCACTGGATGAACTTCGCGACCGTGATGCCACAATGATCGAACGGGCGAGCGAATCGGATCAGCAATTGATTCGATTGCTTGAGAAGTTGCTTGTGGCTCGATCAGAAAATGAAGACCTGAAAGTCGATTGGCCTGAAGACGAGCGGCGCGAGATCGAGACGGTACTGCCGGAGAGACTGGGATGGTCAGGTCAACTCGCCCTGTTGCCGCCGGAATCGCCTGATGTGGAAGGTCGAACGCAATTACTCGGTCAAGCGCGACGCACCTTCGTAGCGCTGTTGTGTGTCTTCGGGACAGGCATCGCGGCGGTCGTCATCGGATCGGTCTTGCTGCTGACCTGGTGGGGCTTTGTCCTCGCGGGGCGATTATCTCGAGGCATTGGAAGCCTTCGCGGCGAGCAGGCGATCTACGCCGAGACATTTGCAGTTTGGTTAGTGATGTATGTCGCACTATCATTCGCGATTTCGAATCTGCATTTGGAAAACCTGGGAATGACCACAATCCTCATTCCGATGATTGGTGGACTGGGTGCATTGGCCTGGCCGGTGATGCGGGGCACCCGTTGGAGAGATGTGCGAACCGATCTCGGTTTGTACTGGGATACTCCTGCCTGGACGCCGCCCTTGGTCGGAGTGGGTAGTTACCTTGCCGCACTGCCGCTGCTAGGGTGCGCGATGGTGATGACACTGGTCCTAATGAAAGTCTCGAACCAGTTCGCGCCCCCGGGCGATTCGGCCGCGACGCCCATTCATCCCATCGTCGAGCCGATTTTGCGTGGCAATTGGACCATGCGAATGCAACTCATGTTCGTGGCAGTCTTCGCAGCCGTCCCTGAAGAAATCATGTTTCGCGGTGTGCTGTACCGGCATTTGCGCGATAGCGGATCACGACCAGGCTCATCGCGCCGAATGATCTTCGCGATGCTGTTCAGTAGCTTCATCTTCGCCGCCATTCATCCGCAAGGACTGTTTGGCATCCCCATCCTGATGACGATCGCGATGGTGCTCGCTACGGTTCGCGAATGGCGCGGATCACTCGTCCCATGCATGATTACGCACGGGATGGTGAACGCGGTTACCACCCTGGTGTTATTCCTGATGGCCGACTGA
- a CDS encoding globin domain-containing protein produces the protein MSTPDETVISSVHGLIGDEGFRRLVGAFYRRVPADDILSAMYPAHDLAGAEDRLCSFLIFRFGGPDRYLNERGHPKLRMRHAPFIVNQAARDRWVQLMNQALDEAQLPTAAVAIIQPFLADVATFLINRNSGPALIS, from the coding sequence TTGTCCACGCCTGATGAAACTGTAATTTCGAGCGTCCATGGTCTGATTGGTGATGAGGGGTTTCGCCGGTTGGTCGGTGCCTTTTATCGTCGTGTTCCAGCGGACGATATTCTGAGTGCCATGTACCCCGCGCATGATTTGGCCGGGGCGGAAGATCGCCTCTGCAGCTTTTTGATCTTTCGGTTCGGTGGCCCGGATCGCTATCTGAACGAGCGTGGTCACCCCAAGCTACGCATGCGTCACGCGCCATTTATCGTGAATCAGGCCGCACGCGATCGCTGGGTCCAGCTCATGAATCAGGCCCTGGACGAGGCTCAATTGCCGACCGCCGCAGTCGCGATCATTCAGCCGTTCCTGGCGGATGTCGCCACGTTTCTGATCAATCGAAATTCAGGCCCGGCACTGATCTCGTGA
- a CDS encoding PilZ domain-containing protein, whose translation MNAPDPWSRPSVKDLRAVLESIERLDVQNLRTQERIELTVPAEITTARGNTVPAMTREISRFGIGLLHRGSISLGEVTVKMASESREYCYRVAVEWCMPCENGMFMSGGRFLSKPNAMGGADE comes from the coding sequence ATGAACGCCCCGGACCCCTGGAGCCGACCTAGTGTCAAAGATCTGCGCGCCGTCCTCGAGAGCATCGAGCGACTCGACGTGCAAAATCTGCGAACTCAAGAACGAATTGAACTGACCGTTCCGGCCGAGATCACGACGGCACGGGGCAACACCGTGCCCGCAATGACGCGCGAGATCAGCCGATTTGGAATCGGCCTTCTTCATCGCGGTTCAATTTCGCTGGGCGAAGTGACTGTCAAGATGGCCAGCGAATCGCGCGAGTACTGTTACCGCGTTGCCGTGGAATGGTGTATGCCCTGCGAAAATGGCATGTTCATGAGCGGTGGTCGCTTTCTGAGTAAGCCGAATGCGATGGGCGGCGCGGACGAATAA